Below is a genomic region from Rhodococcus sp. WMMA185.
CTCCGCGTCTGCGGCGCGCCTTCCTCCGGCAACTCGACCGTCACGAACGACGGGCAGTCGCCGTCTAGGCAGGAGTAGTCGGTGTTGCACGTGGTCTGATCGATCTTGGTCTTGCGTCCGAACTCGGTGTCGACAGGCTGCACCGACAGGCAGTTCGACTTCACCCCGCAATCACCACAGCCTTCGCAGACGGCCTCGTTGATGAGTACTCGGGTCCGTCGAACGGGTAGCTTTCCGCGCTTGCGCTTGCGGCGGGCCTCGGCGGCGCACTGTTGATCGAAGATCAGCACGGTGACGCCCTCGATGTCGCGGAGGACGCGCTGGGCCTCGTCGAGGCGGCTGCGGTCCCACAGCACCGTGCCCTCGGCGAAGTGGGCTCCCTTGTGCCGCTCCGGTTCCTCGGCGCAGACGATGATCTTCTTGACACCCTCGGATGCGAGCTTGTGGGTCAGTTGGGGGACGGTCAGCCCGGCCTCCGCATCTTGAGCACCGGTCATCGCGACCGCAGAGTTGTAGAGCACCTTGTAGGTGATATTGACCCCCGCCGCAACACAAGCCTGGACGGCGAGCTGGCCGGAGTGGAAGTACGTTCCGTCGCCGACATTTTGGAAGAGATGCTTGACGTCGGTGAACGGAGCCTGCCCGATCCACTGTGCCCCCTCGCCGCCCATTTGAGTGAGCATCGTGACGGCGCTGTCGGTTCTGCCCGACATCGTGACCAGCGTGTGGCAGCCGATTCCGCCGCCGGCGATCGATCCCTCGGGCACCGCAGTAGACCGGTTGTGCGGGCAACCGGAGCAGAAGTAGGGAGTACGCGACGCCCCGAGGACGGTCAGCTCGAGACGTGGCGGCGGCGGAGGAGTCAGCGCAACCTTGCCCCGGAGTACGCGGCGCAACGGTCCGGTCAGTCGGGCGGCGGTCAGTTCGCCATCGACAGGAATCAGGGTCTTGCCCTCGAGATCCTTCTTTCCCGACACGGCGGGAGCGTTCGCACGACCGTAGAGGATGTCCTTGAGTTGCGATTCGACGAACGGCATCTTCTCCTCGACGACAAGGACCTGCTCGACACCCGCGGCAAGCTCGTCGACCTTGCCCGCCCCGAGCGGATAGGGCATGCCGACCCGGAGGATGCGGATGCCTGCGTCCTCGAGTTCCGAGTCGCCGAGACCGAGGTCGAGCAGGGCCTGCCGAAGCGAGTCGTAGGCAGTGCCGACGGCGGCGATGCCCAGCCAGGCCGTGGGCGGGTTCAGTTCGAGTCGATCGACGTCGTTGGCGGCGCCGAACGCCTCCACCATCTTCCAGCGCGGACCGTACAGGTCGGCCTCCGCATAGATGCTGTCGGGCGGGGACGCGAGCACGCGCTGCCGGTACGACCAGGGTTTGCCGTTCCACTCGATCTCAGGCTCGGCGATGTGGAGATCGGCGAAGTTGCGGCTGAGCGTCCAGAGTCCGTCGGCCACGTCGGCGACAATCTTCATCCCCACCCAGCACCCCGAGATCCGTGACAGCGCAACACCGTAAAGGCCGTAGGTGATGACCTCCTCGGCGTTGCGCGGGAAGAAGACCGGCATGCCCATTGCGGCCATGGACCGCTCGCTGGCACAAGGAATCGTGGAGGACTTGGCATTGGGATCGTCACCGACGAAGACGAGAACACCGCCGCGTGGGTTGGCGCCGTACATGGCGGCATGCCGGAGGGAGTCGCTGGCGCGGTCGAAGCCGGGGCCCTTCCCGTACCAGACGCCGACAACGCCGTCGTGGGTGCGCTCGCCGGCCGGAAGGTCGACCTGGCTGCCCCAGACGGAGGTCGCGGCCAGTTCCTCGTTCATACCGGGCACGAACTTCACTTCGTGGTCGGTGCGCAGGGCCGGGATGGCCGCGATGGTGCGGTCGAGGCCGCCGAGGGGGCTGCCCTGGTAGCCGGAGACGAAGGTCCCGACGCGTAGTCCCGCCCGCCGGTCGCGCTCATGCTGTTCGACCAGTTGGCGGGCTATTGCTTGGACACCGGTCATCAGCACCGGACCCGAATCGACCCGGTAGCGGTCGGCGAGATCTGAGGATGCTGCGCTGGGGCGAGCCTCGTCCAACTGTGTCATTGCGATCCCCGATCCGTCGCGAGTAATCAAATAGTGAGCTTGATCATGTATCTTGTTCAAAATTTGTCAACGCGATCCTGAACAACTGATCAGATCGCGCAGTACGTGACGGCCGTCACTTCCCGGAGGTGCCCAAAGTGCTCAGCATCGACAAGCTCGACGTACAGCTACTCGGACTGCTCGGCAACGACTCCCGGATGAGCGTCGCCGAACTCGCGAATTCGCTAGGCGTCGCACGCAACACGGTCCAGTCACGGATGAAACGAATGGAGAGCAACGGCTTGCTCACCGGCTTCCGCCCGAATCTGGACCTCGCCAAGGTCGGCATCCCCATCCAGGCGTTCGTCGGACTCGAACTCGAACAGGGCAAGCTGACCGCCGTCAGCAACCGCCTCGTCGACCTGCCCGAGGTCATCGAGATCCACGCGACCACCGGCCGCGAGGATCTACTGGTGCGAGTGGCCACGTCCACGCACGCGGAACTGCAGAAGCTACTCGAGAAGATCGCGAACTTACCCGGAATCTCCCATTCGACCACGACAATCGCGCTCACCAGCCCACTGTCGTATCGGATTCAGCCCCTGCTCGAGCAACTCACCGACGACTCCGGTTGGGGCAGATCCACAGCCCTGCCCATTCCCAGCGCGCGCAACGGTGCAGATGCCCCACAACGGGTGTGACATCGTGCCGGAGCGTCGATGACCGTCGGCGCTACGCGCCTGCGTCTCGTCGGTGCACGACGAAGAGAAGCCAGAATACCGGCGCACCGACGACCGCAAGGATTGTCGACAGGACCCGCAACGCGACGAACCCCTCGCCAAAGGGGGCGATCATTAAGACAAGCGTGCAGACGACGGCACCGAGCAGGCGCCAGTGCGCAACAAGACGGCGTGCGAGCGCAGCCCCGATACCACGGGCGAGGGCACGAACCGGCGACTCCGGCTTCGACGGCAGGAGTGGAGGTGAAGGCGGGGCCGAAGTGGAAGTCGAATTGCTCACCGCAGCAACCAATTTGGGTGCATGAGCACCGATCGGAGGAGTCTGGCCGTCTGGCTCGCAGCGAAACAGGGCGATACCGACCTCGTCGGCGTACTCGACGGCTTCGTCGGTGTATCCCGAACCCGAGAAGTACAGCAACTTTCTGGAGCGGCTGGTTCCGCGGGCTCGATACAGACTCTGGAGGTTCGACCGGCCGGCACAACCCCCACGCCATTTCACCTGAGCGGAGGCCCGAGACGAGTGTACGTCGATGCCCTCGTCCGCCCCAGCGAGAAGCACTGTCGCGTCACGATATCCGAGCCGCTGCATCTGATTGGCGGCGTTGAATTCCGCTTCAGCCGACGTACGAATGCGTGCCATGCCTCACTCCCCGTGAAGTCGAAACAAGTACTTCACTCGAAGGTACCCGGAGATTCTGAGTAGTTCACTGCGTGCCAATGCTCCGGCCTCATCCGGATGATGATCCCGCGACCGTCGAACTCTCGCTCCACGAACTGATCGACCTTGTCCACGGGCAGATAGCGGCGGACGAGGCGCCGAAAGTCGCTGATGGAGGGTGTCTCGTCGAACTCCGCAGGGCCCTCGACGCTGACATACCGATACGGCGGCTGCTCGTCCTGAACGACGAGGCTGTAGCGACCGGCGATCCGGATCAGTCGGTCCTTCATCGACCCACGCCTGGTCCAGACATACACGTCGCCGCCCGGTGCGTAGCCGTACCAGACGGGCACGGCGAGCGGCGCCCGTCCGTCACGGACGACGGCGATCACACCCACGTGCAACGCGGCCAGGAACTTGTGCCGTTCACCGCTGGTCATCATTCTCCGCAGCATGCTGGCCTCCGTTCCGCCCTCCGGCGTCCGCCGATGGTCAGGGATCGAGTATCTGGGCAGGGTCGAGCATCTCGGCGAGGTGCACCGACGGCTCGGAGAGTTCGAGCTGCCGCACCTGCATGTGGCAACTGAACCCATCCGTCAGCACGACGGCCTCCTTCGGGCTCTCGCGCAACGCCGGGACCAGCGCCTGTTCCGCGATACGCATGCTGAGATCGAAGTGGTCGGACTCGAATCCGAAATTACCTGCGACACCGCAGCATCCGGTTGCCTCCCGCACGCGGTTCACTCCGATCGCCTGCAGAGCCCTCCGTTGAGTGGTCGCACCGAACACCGCGTACTCGTGGCAGTGGGTTTGCACGGTGACATCCTCCGGCACTCGTACGCGTGGCGACCAGCCTGCCTCCGCTCGTTCCAGGACCACCCCCGCGAAGCTCTGCACGCGTGCGGCGACGCGACGGGCGGCTTCGGTGTGGACGAGTTCGGGCAGATCCTTCCGAAATGCGGCAGCGCAACTCGGCTCGAGTACGACGATCGGCCGAGCGCTGCCGTCGTCGAGGCGTTCGACTGCCTTGGCGAGGGTCCTCGCGGCTTGCTTCAGCTGGCCCGTCGAGATCCAGGTGAGCCCGCAACAAACGTCGCTGCGGCACTGAGAACGCAGACCCGCCTCGGCGAGAACCCGCGTCGCCGCGCCGATCACCCTCGGCCGGAACCCCCTCGTGAACGTGTCCGCGAGCAGCACCACGTCCGAGCTACCGTTCGCCGAAGAATCCCCGAGGGCCTGCCGGATCTGCTTCCGTGATGCGAACTCCGGCATCGACCTGCGCGGGGTCAGGCCCGCCAACTTGGCCCCGACCTTCGCCGGGCGTCCGGACACCAGGCGATTGACCACCGGGGCGCACCGCTGGGCGACCCGCAACCACACCGGCAACCAACCGAGGGAGTAGTGCGACATCGGCCGCAACCGGCCACGGTAGTGATGGTCGAGAAACTCGGACTTGTAGGTGGCCATGTCCACTCCGACGGGGCAGTCGGTGGAGCAGGCTTTGCAGGACAGACACAGGTCCAGCGATTCCCGCACGTCGTCCGACCGCCACCCGTCGGCAACGGTCGGTGAGTTGCGGACCATTTCCTGCAGTGCCCGGGCCCGGCCACGGGTGGAATCCTTCTCGTCGCCGGTTGCCCGGAAACTGGGGCACATCACCCCGCCCGTCGACGCTCGACACCGGCCCACCCCGATACAACCCTGCACGGCATGCACGAACGGAGCCACCGGGACGTCACCGGGCAGGGTGAGATCGAAACTGGTCTGCCAGGCCCGCGAATCGACACCCTCGAGCGCGAGACCGCCGAGCAACGGTTCCGGATCGACGATGCTGCCGGGGTTCAGGACACCCCCCGGATCCCAGATCCGCTTGAACCGGGCGAACGCCGCCATCATCGCGGGGCTGTACATGATCGGCAACAGCGACGACCGCGCACGACCGTCACCGTGCTCGCCGGACATCGATCCCCCGAACCGCACACACAGTTCGGCGGCCCGATGAATGAATCGCGACATGACGTCGCGGCCCTGATCGGTGCGCTGATCGAAGTCGATGCGAATATGCATGCACCCGGCTCCGAAGTGGCCGTACATCACACCGGTAAGATCGAATTCGGCCAGCAGCGCCTTGATTTCCACGAGGTAGCCGGCCAACTTGTCGGGTGCGACCGCGGAATCCTCCCAGCCCGTCCAGGATTCGCCGCCGTCGACCAGTCGCGCAGACAGCCCCGCACCGTCCTCGCGCACTCGCCACAACGACGCACGCTCGGCCGGGTCCCCGATCACGCGCGAGTCGACGATCCTGCCCGCCCCACGCAGTTTCGACACCAGTTCGGCCCCACGACGTTCAACCTCGGCAGGATCCTCCCCATCGAGTTCCACGTACAACCAGGCTTGGCCGTCCGGTAGCCCCATCACCGAGTCGACGCCGCGCCGGTGCCTCATCGTGTCGACGATCGCCGAATCGATCCCCTCGATCGCGGCAGGCGAGTACTCGAGGATCGTCGTATTGTCCCGCGCAGCATCAACCAGATCACGGTATCCGAGGCACAGAAGCATCGCCGCGGGCGGAACCGGTACGAGCGCAACGGTGGCGGCCACCACCACCGCGCACGTTCCCTCACTTCCCACCAGAGCCCGTGCCACATCGAAACCGTTCTCGGGCAAGAGACTACCGAGGTTGTACCCCGACACCTGCCGGGGAATACGGCCCAGTTCGAGGCGGAAGTCCGCGAGATGTTCCCTGGTCAGTTCCTCGAGTGCGGCGACGATCCGCTCGGCCTCCGCAGCCGCGGCGCTATCGCCCGGATCGGTGCTGCGCAGACTGCCCCGGGTCGCGGTCAGACGGTGCCCACGTGCCGTCACGAGATCGAGGGCAACGACGTGATCTGAGGTACGGCCGTAGCGCACGGAGTGGTTGCCGCAGGCGTCGTTGCCGATAGCGCCGCCTACGGTCGCACGGGACTTGCTCGACGGGTCGGGCGCAAACGTGAAAGCACCGCCCGTCGCAGACTGCACGCTCTTCTGCAGGTCTGTGAGTACGATGCCCGGTTCGACGACGGCTGTGCGAGTGGACACGTCGACGGAGCGCACCCGGTTCATGTGGCGGGAGAAGTCGAGCACTACTCCCCTGCCGATGGCATTGCCGGCGAGAGACGTACCGCCACCACGGCCGGTGACGGGAATACCCCGATCACTGCAGGCGCGGATGATCTCGACCACTTCACCGGGTGTGCGTGGAAACGCCACAGCCCGCGGCGGCACACGATAGTTGGATGCATCGAAGGAGTACTCCGCACGCCGCCGTGATCCGGTGTCGAGATCGATGCCCCGCTCGGCCAGTTCGGAACTGAGCCCCGTCGCCGCGCCCGGCCTTGTCACCTCGGCCACCCAGTAGCCCTTCCGCATCCGTCGACATCTGCTTCGGGCTTGCGGGCGGGCGCGTCCATGCCTCCATCGTCGAACCGCTCGTGGAGGCTGTCAACATCCGCCGAACAGGTCAAGCACCAGGAAGAAGATGCGATCATGGAGGCACACCATCGCACCGCGACCGACAATCTTTGGAGCAGTCGATGTCCACAGCACTTACCCATGCAGCCGAGACCCAACTGTCCGCGAAGAACGGGCACATCTCGATCGAACCCAGTCACAAGCGCATCAGAGTGTTCTTCGGAGGTCATGCAGTCGCCGACACGACCCGTGCGGTGTACCTGTTCGAGAAGGGACAAATACCCGTCTACTACATCCCTCGCGATGACGTGAACTTCGACTTCCTCGAACCCGTCGAGGCCACCACCACCTGCCCATGGAAAGGGAAGGCACGGTACTGGGACGTCGTGGTCGGCGACCGTCGTGCGCACCGTTCGGCTTGGGGATACGACGAACCTCTCGCGGACTCGCTCGACCTCAGCCCCTATGTCGCGTTCTACTGGCACAAGATGGACGCCTGGTTCGAGGAAGATCAGCAGGTGTTCGTCCATGCCCGCGACCCGTACGTCCGCATCGACGTCCTACCGTCCTCGCGACACGTGGAGGTCTATGTCGGGGACACTCTCGTGGCCGACACGGTCCGTCCTCGGTTGCTGTTCGAGACCTCGTTGCCCGTGCGGTACTACATCCCGCGAATAGACGTCCGATCCGAGTTGTTCACCGAGTCCGACACCAGAACTTCCTGCCCGTACAAGGGAAACGCGTCGCACCTGTCCTTCACGGGGCGAGGCGACTCGAACCCCGTGAAGGACGCTGCGTGGTACTACCCCTTCACGACCGCCGAGGCATCGGGCATCGATGATCACCTGTCGTTCTACCCCGATCGGGTACGGATTGTCGTCGACGGCAAGGTGTTGGAGAATTGACTCGGGAGCGCCGCGAGCCGAACTCCCATCGGAGCTTCAGGCGCCCTGAACTGGACACTTGGTGACTATGAGCAGCGAAGACGGCCCCGGAGACACGCTGAATCCCAGCGAAAGCTTGGACTCCGATGACGTGCGCAACAATGACGGCGACGACGTGGTCGACCCGCCGGACGGGTGGAGTGAAGCCGACAAGTTCGGCACCACCGCAAGGGAAGTGCGCGAAGGAGAGTCGCTCGACGACAAGCTGTACGGGGAAGAGCCCGACGTCGAGTTCGAGGAACAACTCGAGGTCCCGATAGCGAATCTGTCCGACGATGAACTCTCAACAGATGTCGATCGGGTCATCGACGGCGACGAAGTCGAGATTCCGGTCTTCGGCACGAAGCACGCTCACGTGATAGAGGGCGTCATCGTCGAAGACTCGCGAACGGACCGAGGTCAGATCGACGGGCCCGTAGAGGACGGCGATTCGTTCTTCACCGTCCTGGACTGAACGGCATTTCACCACTCGACGGCTACTGGCCGTTGCTTCGGGTGACTCCACATCGGGCCCGGTCGAGATCGTGAGATCGTGGGTGAATGAGTATCGACCACATCGTTCCCGCACTCGACCCGGAGGTCGCGGCCGAACTTCGGACCGCCCTCGCTCAGTCTCCGACCGTCACGCTCGACGGTTCGGAGCTTCCCCTTCCTGTGCAGGAGGCCGTTCTCGAACTGCTCGCGCTCTTCGGTGAGGGGCAGAGCGTCGCGTTCGGCCCTGTCGCCGCTCTGCTTACCACCTCGCAGGCCGCAGAGATCCTCGGCGTTTCGGACACCTACGTGCGCCGGCTCGCCGACTCGAAGACACTACCCATCGAGATGCGCGGGACACACCGCCGCTTCCGACTCTCGGACGTGATGGACTACCGCGACCGGCCGGCACGCCCTCGATCTCAGGCTCAGCACACCACCGGTCAATGAACCAGGCTCGAAAATTCTTGAACGGCAACTCAGTTTCGCGTGCGATACGGCGCACGCTTCTCCGGGCCTGCCGGCGGGATCATTGCCGCTAAGTTGGCCTGGCCCTCGAACTGTGCACGCTCGTCGCTCTCTTCCTCATCGCTTGGTTCCCGTCCGGCCGCGAGGAACGGGCGAACCAAGTCCAGCGGCAGCGGGAAGACGACCGTGGAGTTGTTCTCGCCGCCCATCGCACTGAGGGTCTGCAGGTAGCGCAGTTGAAGTGTGGTGGGGTTGCGACTGATGACCTCGGCAGCCTCAGCAAGTTTGGCCGATGCCTGGTACTCGGCTTCGGCGTTGATGATCTGGGCGCGCCGCTCACGTTCGGCCTCCGCCTGGCGAGCAATCGCCCGTTGCATGTTGCCAGGAATCTCGACGTCCTTGATCTCGACCGTGGTGACCTTGACGCCCCACGGCTCGGTCTGCTGATCGATCACCTTCTGAAGGTCTTCGTTGAGTCGTTCCCGCTCGGACAGGAGAGCATCGAGATCGGCCTTTCCGAGGATCGACCTCAATGTGGTCTGGGCGATCTGCGAAGTCGCCGCAAGGAAGTCTTGGACCTCGACGATCGCCCGATCTGCATCGACAACCCGGAAGTAAGCGACCGCGGTGACCTTGGCCGGCACGTTGTCGTGGGTGATCACTTCCTGTACGGGGATTCGCAAGGTGACCGTCCGAAGGCTGACGCGTTCCATCCGGTCGATTGCGGGGATCAGCAAAACCAGCCCCGGACCCTTCAATTCGACCAGCCGCCCCAACCGAAACACGACGGCTCGCTCGTACTCACGCAGAACCCGAATCGCACTACCCGCCAACATAGCGAGGAGCGTGATGACGACAATCGAAATGACGAGGACGGTGGTCATTGCGGTATCTCCCA
It encodes:
- a CDS encoding Lrp/AsnC family transcriptional regulator; the encoded protein is MLSIDKLDVQLLGLLGNDSRMSVAELANSLGVARNTVQSRMKRMESNGLLTGFRPNLDLAKVGIPIQAFVGLELEQGKLTAVSNRLVDLPEVIEIHATTGREDLLVRVATSTHAELQKLLEKIANLPGISHSTTTIALTSPLSYRIQPLLEQLTDDSGWGRSTALPIPSARNGADAPQRV
- a CDS encoding FAD-binding and (Fe-S)-binding domain-containing protein, whose product is MAEVTRPGAATGLSSELAERGIDLDTGSRRRAEYSFDASNYRVPPRAVAFPRTPGEVVEIIRACSDRGIPVTGRGGGTSLAGNAIGRGVVLDFSRHMNRVRSVDVSTRTAVVEPGIVLTDLQKSVQSATGGAFTFAPDPSSKSRATVGGAIGNDACGNHSVRYGRTSDHVVALDLVTARGHRLTATRGSLRSTDPGDSAAAAEAERIVAALEELTREHLADFRLELGRIPRQVSGYNLGSLLPENGFDVARALVGSEGTCAVVVAATVALVPVPPAAMLLCLGYRDLVDAARDNTTILEYSPAAIEGIDSAIVDTMRHRRGVDSVMGLPDGQAWLYVELDGEDPAEVERRGAELVSKLRGAGRIVDSRVIGDPAERASLWRVREDGAGLSARLVDGGESWTGWEDSAVAPDKLAGYLVEIKALLAEFDLTGVMYGHFGAGCMHIRIDFDQRTDQGRDVMSRFIHRAAELCVRFGGSMSGEHGDGRARSSLLPIMYSPAMMAAFARFKRIWDPGGVLNPGSIVDPEPLLGGLALEGVDSRAWQTSFDLTLPGDVPVAPFVHAVQGCIGVGRCRASTGGVMCPSFRATGDEKDSTRGRARALQEMVRNSPTVADGWRSDDVRESLDLCLSCKACSTDCPVGVDMATYKSEFLDHHYRGRLRPMSHYSLGWLPVWLRVAQRCAPVVNRLVSGRPAKVGAKLAGLTPRRSMPEFASRKQIRQALGDSSANGSSDVVLLADTFTRGFRPRVIGAATRVLAEAGLRSQCRSDVCCGLTWISTGQLKQAARTLAKAVERLDDGSARPIVVLEPSCAAAFRKDLPELVHTEAARRVAARVQSFAGVVLERAEAGWSPRVRVPEDVTVQTHCHEYAVFGATTQRRALQAIGVNRVREATGCCGVAGNFGFESDHFDLSMRIAEQALVPALRESPKEAVVLTDGFSCHMQVRQLELSEPSVHLAEMLDPAQILDP
- a CDS encoding DUF427 domain-containing protein; this encodes MSTALTHAAETQLSAKNGHISIEPSHKRIRVFFGGHAVADTTRAVYLFEKGQIPVYYIPRDDVNFDFLEPVEATTTCPWKGKARYWDVVVGDRRAHRSAWGYDEPLADSLDLSPYVAFYWHKMDAWFEEDQQVFVHARDPYVRIDVLPSSRHVEVYVGDTLVADTVRPRLLFETSLPVRYYIPRIDVRSELFTESDTRTSCPYKGNASHLSFTGRGDSNPVKDAAWYYPFTTAEASGIDDHLSFYPDRVRIVVDGKVLEN
- a CDS encoding helix-turn-helix domain-containing protein, with translation MSIDHIVPALDPEVAAELRTALAQSPTVTLDGSELPLPVQEAVLELLALFGEGQSVAFGPVAALLTTSQAAEILGVSDTYVRRLADSKTLPIEMRGTHRRFRLSDVMDYRDRPARPRSQAQHTTGQ
- a CDS encoding restriction endonuclease, with the translated sequence MARIRTSAEAEFNAANQMQRLGYRDATVLLAGADEGIDVHSSRASAQVKWRGGCAGRSNLQSLYRARGTSRSRKLLYFSGSGYTDEAVEYADEVGIALFRCEPDGQTPPIGAHAPKLVAAVSNSTSTSAPPSPPLLPSKPESPVRALARGIGAALARRLVAHWRLLGAVVCTLVLMIAPFGEGFVALRVLSTILAVVGAPVFWLLFVVHRRDAGA
- a CDS encoding indolepyruvate ferredoxin oxidoreductase family protein: MTQLDEARPSAASSDLADRYRVDSGPVLMTGVQAIARQLVEQHERDRRAGLRVGTFVSGYQGSPLGGLDRTIAAIPALRTDHEVKFVPGMNEELAATSVWGSQVDLPAGERTHDGVVGVWYGKGPGFDRASDSLRHAAMYGANPRGGVLVFVGDDPNAKSSTIPCASERSMAAMGMPVFFPRNAEEVITYGLYGVALSRISGCWVGMKIVADVADGLWTLSRNFADLHIAEPEIEWNGKPWSYRQRVLASPPDSIYAEADLYGPRWKMVEAFGAANDVDRLELNPPTAWLGIAAVGTAYDSLRQALLDLGLGDSELEDAGIRILRVGMPYPLGAGKVDELAAGVEQVLVVEEKMPFVESQLKDILYGRANAPAVSGKKDLEGKTLIPVDGELTAARLTGPLRRVLRGKVALTPPPPPRLELTVLGASRTPYFCSGCPHNRSTAVPEGSIAGGGIGCHTLVTMSGRTDSAVTMLTQMGGEGAQWIGQAPFTDVKHLFQNVGDGTYFHSGQLAVQACVAAGVNITYKVLYNSAVAMTGAQDAEAGLTVPQLTHKLASEGVKKIIVCAEEPERHKGAHFAEGTVLWDRSRLDEAQRVLRDIEGVTVLIFDQQCAAEARRKRKRGKLPVRRTRVLINEAVCEGCGDCGVKSNCLSVQPVDTEFGRKTKIDQTTCNTDYSCLDGDCPSFVTVELPEEGAPQTRREVPTPPEVGDPVLPVWTGTHNLFMAGVGGTGIVTVNQVMGMAALRAGLHVEGLDQTGLSQKAGPVTSHLRLSDKGARSVSAAPSNRISPATADCVLAFDLLTAADAKYAGFGSSDRTITVASTSRTPTGDMVYDPSVHHPDETSLLERLDVSARELTVIDGFAAATALFGSTAAANFLLVGAAYQAGGIPVPARFIEEALEINGVAVESNKAAFRWGRVAVGDRAAFLAATGSTAAPQRSDTVVPTHLFARSTLGGATAELARRRAANLVAFGGDRVAARYLALVQQAWDAERSVGARTEFSEAVAQGLHKLTAYKDEYEVARMLTDPAFLEAATAQVPGAGKLTYKLHPPVLKALGRNSKIGFGPRSHVVLRALAKAKFLRGTAFDPFGYAKVRRLERQLLAHYESTVVGLIDNLSAGTYETATLIAATPELVRGFEDVKLRNVSVYLRRLTELGVDVSTIAYIADPERS
- a CDS encoding slipin family protein — encoded protein: MTTVLVISIVVITLLAMLAGSAIRVLREYERAVVFRLGRLVELKGPGLVLLIPAIDRMERVSLRTVTLRIPVQEVITHDNVPAKVTAVAYFRVVDADRAIVEVQDFLAATSQIAQTTLRSILGKADLDALLSERERLNEDLQKVIDQQTEPWGVKVTTVEIKDVEIPGNMQRAIARQAEAERERRAQIINAEAEYQASAKLAEAAEVISRNPTTLQLRYLQTLSAMGGENNSTVVFPLPLDLVRPFLAAGREPSDEEESDERAQFEGQANLAAMIPPAGPEKRAPYRTRN
- a CDS encoding pyridoxamine 5'-phosphate oxidase family protein translates to MLRRMMTSGERHKFLAALHVGVIAVVRDGRAPLAVPVWYGYAPGGDVYVWTRRGSMKDRLIRIAGRYSLVVQDEQPPYRYVSVEGPAEFDETPSISDFRRLVRRYLPVDKVDQFVEREFDGRGIIIRMRPEHWHAVNYSESPGTFE